In Anseongella ginsenosidimutans, one genomic interval encodes:
- a CDS encoding DUF4271 domain-containing protein, with protein MLLFPYRGPELYFLFSGLTVLVYLARIFLLRMTGFIFGLREFVNSYLYILYTATGTISFLVLFFVLTRLLAPPSLAELAVPGMQLIFLLFFVYQYTRGIWYLVNTFQFPKIYLILYLCAFEICPLLILGMGLFNS; from the coding sequence ATGCTGCTTTTCCCTTACCGGGGGCCTGAACTTTATTTTCTCTTTTCCGGCTTAACCGTGCTGGTGTACCTGGCCAGGATATTCCTTTTGAGGATGACAGGATTTATTTTCGGCCTGAGGGAATTTGTAAACAGCTATCTTTATATACTTTATACCGCCACAGGGACGATTTCTTTCCTGGTCCTGTTCTTTGTGCTTACCCGCTTACTGGCTCCCCCGTCCCTCGCGGAACTTGCGGTCCCGGGCATGCAATTAATTTTTTTATTATTCTTTGTGTATCAATATACAAGGGGCATATGGTACCTTGTTAATACATTTCAGTTTCCTAAAATTTATTTAATTCTGTATCTTTGCGCCTTCGAAATTTGTCCACTACTGATCCTGGGAATGGGATTATTTAACAGTTAG
- a CDS encoding uroporphyrinogen-III synthase has product MSVSEAGKKVKSVLISQPQPENDKNPYAELAKKHNLKIDFRSFIHVEGVPGKELRKDKINLADFTAVIFTSRTAIDHFFRICEELRHEMPAETKYCCNTESTALYLQKYIQYRKRKIFFGKPGGVTLPELVKKHSAETFIFPCSDVSKDDLTSKMREAGHKVTDCVMYRTMCSDLSDLADVNYDVIAFFSPSGIKSLFQNFPDFAQNATRIAAFGPSTHQAVKDAGLRLDIAAPRPEAPSMTMAIEEYVMSVNK; this is encoded by the coding sequence ATGTCAGTATCAGAAGCAGGAAAGAAAGTAAAAAGCGTACTTATCAGCCAGCCGCAGCCGGAAAACGATAAAAATCCGTATGCGGAACTTGCAAAAAAACATAATCTGAAAATAGATTTCCGTTCCTTTATCCATGTGGAAGGGGTACCGGGGAAAGAACTGCGCAAGGATAAGATAAATCTGGCCGATTTCACAGCGGTAATTTTTACCAGCCGGACGGCCATTGACCACTTTTTCCGCATATGCGAGGAATTACGCCATGAAATGCCGGCCGAAACTAAGTATTGCTGCAATACCGAATCAACGGCGCTTTATCTCCAGAAATACATCCAGTACCGGAAGCGAAAGATCTTTTTTGGAAAACCGGGCGGGGTAACGCTGCCTGAGCTGGTAAAAAAACATTCTGCGGAAACCTTTATTTTCCCCTGCTCGGACGTAAGTAAAGATGACCTCACTTCCAAAATGAGAGAAGCGGGCCATAAGGTGACCGACTGTGTCATGTACCGCACGATGTGCAGCGACCTTTCCGACCTTGCCGACGTCAATTACGACGTGATCGCATTCTTCAGCCCTTCGGGCATTAAATCGCTGTTCCAGAATTTCCCGGATTTCGCCCAAAACGCCACGCGTATCGCCGCCTTCGGGCCCAGTACGCACCAGGCCGTAAAAGACGCGGGACTCCGGCTGGATATTGCCGCGCCCAGGCCGGAAGCGCCCTCTATGACCATGGCGATTGAGGAATATGTTATGAGCGTTAATAAATAA
- a CDS encoding SUMF1/EgtB/PvdO family nonheme iron enzyme encodes MSKIVLLVGSALVLCLGGCGIRSGANGELVGVQGRKSFRSDIPYGMVYVPAGTYLMGQTDQDITYSSTAPNRQVSVSAFYMDETEITNNEYRQFVYWVRDSIAAKVMGGDFVTQAEDGSEYINPENKVSWGGKRSNIDYEQLSGLFYQGDDQVFGRRELDVRKLLYQFAWFDYRAAAIKTPENRSRPRSDFIMRDEVAIYPDTLVWLAEFSYAQNEPMVQQYFTHPAYDDYPVVGVTWRQARAFSHWRAEFNRQYKAKRGLPSRGQMYLPTEAQFEWAARGGRVGADYPWGGPYIRNSKGCLLANFKPGRGNYADDGGLYTVHVKSYFPNDYGLYNMAGNVAEWTSSTYDESSYAFVHDMNPTFYSNADEDDPVSMKRKVVKGGSWKDIGYFLQTGVRTYEYQDTAKSYIGFRNVSPVMGKAY; translated from the coding sequence ATGAGTAAAATAGTGCTATTGGTTGGCAGTGCGCTGGTACTGTGCCTGGGGGGATGCGGTATTCGATCAGGCGCTAACGGTGAACTGGTAGGCGTTCAGGGAAGAAAATCGTTCCGTAGCGATATCCCTTACGGAATGGTCTATGTTCCGGCAGGCACCTACCTGATGGGGCAAACAGACCAGGATATTACCTATTCCAGTACAGCGCCCAACCGGCAGGTAAGCGTTTCGGCTTTTTATATGGATGAAACGGAAATCACCAATAACGAGTACCGCCAGTTTGTTTACTGGGTACGGGATTCCATTGCCGCCAAGGTGATGGGAGGTGATTTTGTTACCCAGGCCGAAGACGGATCCGAATACATCAATCCCGAAAACAAAGTAAGCTGGGGCGGCAAAAGAAGCAATATTGATTACGAACAGCTTTCCGGCCTCTTTTACCAGGGTGATGACCAGGTGTTCGGCCGCCGTGAGCTGGATGTACGCAAGCTGCTCTACCAGTTTGCCTGGTTTGATTACCGGGCGGCAGCCATTAAAACCCCTGAGAACCGCTCGCGTCCCCGGTCCGACTTTATTATGCGGGACGAAGTAGCCATTTACCCCGATACCCTTGTATGGCTGGCCGAATTTTCCTACGCCCAGAACGAACCAATGGTCCAGCAATATTTCACGCATCCGGCTTATGACGATTATCCCGTTGTGGGCGTCACCTGGAGGCAGGCGCGGGCCTTTTCGCATTGGCGGGCAGAATTCAACCGGCAGTATAAAGCAAAAAGAGGCCTTCCTTCCAGGGGCCAGATGTACCTTCCGACAGAAGCCCAGTTTGAATGGGCCGCACGCGGCGGAAGGGTTGGAGCGGATTATCCCTGGGGCGGTCCCTATATCCGGAACAGCAAAGGCTGCCTCCTGGCCAATTTCAAGCCCGGCCGCGGAAATTATGCCGATGACGGAGGACTCTACACCGTGCATGTAAAATCTTATTTCCCGAATGATTACGGGCTTTATAACATGGCGGGAAACGTGGCCGAATGGACCAGCTCCACCTATGATGAGTCTTCCTATGCGTTTGTACACGATATGAACCCTACCTTTTATAGTAATGCAGATGAAGACGATCCTGTAAGCATGAAGCGAAAGGTAGTGAAAGGAGGCTCCTGGAAAGATATAGGCTATTTTCTTCAAACAGGGGTAAGAACCTACGAATACCAGGATACCGCCAAATCATACATCGGTTTCCGCAATGTGAGCCCCGTCATGGGAAAAGCCTATTAA
- the gldL gene encoding gliding motility protein GldL, with the protein MKRVPFLRSVNFWASILAVPVILGVLFKLLHWPGSQIMLIVGLMGEALVFLVMSTQPEYVDWDWSKAYPELTDESAKAAPRPRPVSSEGVTQQLDRMLEDARIGPELINSLGSGLRTFGEKVHNISSVADAAVTTNEFTQKVAAATRSMEHLDDAYRRASESLVEVSGSAADTKSYHEQVSALAKNLSALNAVYEMELQDSKAHLSSMNKFYTNLNETMHNFNESLQDSKQYKEEVARLARNLSALNAVYGNMLSAMNAPRA; encoded by the coding sequence ATGAAACGTGTTCCCTTTTTGCGCAGTGTAAATTTTTGGGCCTCCATCCTGGCGGTCCCCGTAATACTTGGCGTTTTATTTAAATTGCTTCACTGGCCGGGTTCCCAGATCATGCTTATCGTGGGACTGATGGGCGAAGCGCTGGTATTCCTGGTAATGTCTACCCAACCGGAATATGTTGACTGGGACTGGAGCAAGGCTTACCCCGAGCTGACGGACGAATCGGCAAAAGCAGCGCCGCGCCCGCGCCCGGTAAGCAGCGAAGGAGTTACCCAGCAGCTTGACCGCATGCTGGAAGATGCGAGGATCGGCCCCGAACTCATCAATAGCCTGGGCAGCGGCCTGCGTACTTTTGGCGAAAAGGTCCATAATATTTCCTCCGTCGCTGACGCCGCCGTTACCACCAATGAGTTTACCCAGAAAGTAGCAGCGGCCACGCGATCCATGGAACACCTCGATGATGCTTACCGCAGGGCTTCTGAGTCCCTGGTAGAGGTTTCCGGTTCCGCCGCCGATACAAAATCCTATCACGAACAGGTGAGCGCCCTGGCCAAAAACCTGTCCGCATTAAACGCGGTATATGAAATGGAACTCCAGGACTCAAAAGCGCACCTGAGTTCTATGAATAAGTTCTACACCAACCTGAACGAAACCATGCATAATTTCAACGAGTCCCTGCAAGATTCAAAACAATATAAAGAAGAAGTAGCCCGGCTGGCCCGTAATTTATCTGCATTGAATGCCGTTTACGGCAACATGCTTTCAGCCATGAACGCCCCAAGGGCTTAG
- the gldM gene encoding gliding motility protein GldM has protein sequence MAGIKQTPRQRLVNMMYLVLVALLALNVSNEVLNAFRTVKESLENTTNSFAITAENTMSAFESAMENDPNKTKPFYDKARLAQQYTNELYTYIEGLKKEIENVVGMDEETGYINAPGDLDAVNQVLLRETGTSKGAELKAKIRETKEKLFALIPEADRSKVSIPLEAEDPEKGAKKWEHVMFESVPATAGLTILAKLQTDAKNAEVEISRYLLTAINASDFKFDVLEPAVVAPTSYVLTGQPYQAQIFLTASNSTQQPDVLVNGQKLPVQGNKAIFTATHTTPGVYEYKGTIRVPSPDGTVKEYPFSQSYQVSAPTAVVSADKMNVLYIGVDNPISVSVPGIPRESIRASINSGSLSGGNGSYTARVSQAGTAVISVSAEVGGEVRSLGTQTFRVRTVPPPIPKFGGINSGTLSASVAKVQPGVFAVLENFDFDMKFTVTRFTMIISRRRADPFVQTASSNALTPQMKQALNTVAAGDVVAIDDIYVKGGDGTNRKLEQGIAIRIQ, from the coding sequence ATGGCTGGAATAAAACAAACCCCGAGGCAACGGCTGGTAAACATGATGTACCTCGTACTGGTCGCCCTGCTGGCGCTGAACGTAAGTAATGAAGTACTGAACGCTTTCAGGACCGTCAAGGAAAGCCTGGAAAATACGACGAATAGTTTTGCCATCACGGCTGAAAATACCATGAGTGCCTTTGAATCGGCGATGGAAAACGACCCGAACAAAACCAAGCCTTTTTATGATAAGGCAAGGCTGGCGCAGCAATATACCAATGAACTGTACACCTATATTGAAGGGCTTAAAAAGGAAATTGAAAACGTGGTTGGAATGGACGAAGAAACCGGTTATATAAACGCTCCGGGAGACCTTGATGCCGTAAACCAGGTATTGCTGCGGGAAACAGGCACGTCCAAAGGCGCGGAATTAAAGGCCAAGATCCGCGAAACCAAGGAAAAGCTGTTTGCTCTTATCCCCGAAGCGGACAGAAGCAAAGTAAGTATTCCCCTGGAAGCAGAAGACCCGGAAAAAGGCGCGAAAAAATGGGAACATGTCATGTTTGAATCAGTTCCTGCAACAGCCGGCCTAACGATTCTCGCCAAATTGCAAACCGATGCTAAGAATGCGGAGGTGGAAATATCCCGTTACCTGCTCACCGCTATTAACGCTTCCGATTTCAAATTCGACGTACTCGAACCCGCTGTAGTGGCCCCCACCAGCTATGTACTCACGGGGCAGCCCTACCAGGCCCAGATATTTCTCACCGCTTCCAACAGCACGCAGCAGCCCGACGTATTGGTAAACGGACAGAAGCTTCCGGTACAGGGAAACAAGGCTATCTTTACCGCCACCCATACCACTCCCGGCGTATATGAATACAAGGGAACGATACGGGTTCCAAGTCCTGACGGAACGGTCAAAGAATACCCGTTCAGCCAGTCCTACCAGGTGTCCGCTCCTACCGCTGTTGTTTCGGCCGATAAAATGAATGTATTGTACATTGGCGTGGATAACCCGATCTCGGTTTCAGTACCGGGCATCCCAAGGGAAAGTATCCGGGCCAGCATCAATAGCGGAAGCCTTTCAGGCGGAAACGGAAGCTATACCGCAAGGGTAAGCCAGGCCGGTACCGCCGTTATTTCAGTCAGCGCCGAAGTAGGCGGAGAAGTACGTTCCCTCGGAACCCAGACTTTCAGGGTACGGACCGTGCCCCCTCCCATTCCTAAGTTCGGCGGCATCAACAGCGGAACGCTCAGTGCCTCGGTGGCCAAAGTACAGCCGGGTGTGTTTGCCGTGCTGGAGAATTTCGATTTTGACATGAAATTCACGGTAACCCGTTTTACCATGATCATTTCAAGAAGGCGCGCCGATCCATTTGTACAAACAGCCAGCAGCAATGCGCTCACACCGCAGATGAAACAGGCGCTGAATACGGTAGCGGCCGGAGATGTCGTCGCTATTGACGATATTTATGTAAAAGGCGGCGACGGCACAAACCGCAAACTGGAGCAGGGAATAGCCATAAGGATACAGTAG
- the gldN gene encoding gliding motility protein GldN, with protein sequence MVSAQPIPYPYMREADVMWEKRVWQEIDVREKMNEVIIHPTANLFTVLMNAVKAGELTAYDPNPVSADDPGDEFRQVLPPDRIMAGMGGGYDTIQVPDLNDPNILRDTIIQNTFDPGTVQKFRIKEDWIFDKQRSVMEPRIIGLAPLYAQPLPTGDTVYVPMFWVYYPEARPVLASVEVFNPYNQATNLSFDDWFIQRLFASYVIKEANSEGLPIKAYAQGKDEMYESRRIKEEIFNYEHDLWEY encoded by the coding sequence ATGGTGAGTGCGCAGCCTATTCCCTATCCTTATATGCGTGAAGCGGATGTAATGTGGGAAAAAAGGGTATGGCAGGAAATTGACGTTCGCGAAAAAATGAATGAAGTGATCATTCATCCGACCGCTAATTTGTTCACCGTTCTCATGAATGCCGTAAAGGCGGGCGAACTGACCGCCTACGATCCCAACCCGGTATCGGCAGACGATCCGGGCGACGAGTTCCGGCAGGTATTGCCTCCCGACAGGATCATGGCCGGGATGGGCGGCGGGTATGACACGATCCAGGTGCCGGACCTGAATGACCCGAATATTCTGCGTGATACGATCATTCAAAATACGTTTGATCCCGGAACCGTGCAAAAGTTCCGGATCAAGGAAGACTGGATATTTGACAAGCAGCGGTCAGTCATGGAACCGCGTATTATCGGGCTCGCGCCGTTGTACGCCCAGCCCCTTCCTACCGGCGACACCGTTTATGTACCGATGTTCTGGGTGTATTACCCCGAAGCGAGGCCCGTGCTTGCCAGCGTAGAAGTATTCAATCCCTATAACCAGGCAACCAACCTGTCCTTTGACGATTGGTTCATTCAGCGGCTGTTTGCCAGCTATGTGATCAAGGAAGCAAATTCAGAAGGCCTGCCCATCAAGGCCTATGCACAGGGTAAAGACGAAATGTATGAATCCCGGCGCATAAAGGAAGAGATCTTCAATTACGAACATGATCTATGGGAGTATTAA
- a CDS encoding molybdopterin molybdotransferase MoeA → MIAVNEAFDRVMNTSPDFGKEVVPLQESAGRVLRQQVLADRDLPPFNRVCMDGIAIDSRSFLQGKRKFYRQGFLGAGEAPPGQATGPDACMEVMTGSVLPPGTDAVIPYEQLEALSEEDGTWYQLKASIFPEAGQHIHSQGSDAAKGSVLLEEGVRITSPVIAVLASAGVSMVKVSRMPRVSIVCSGDELVPVSEEPLPEQIRQSNGYAISALLRSYGVSCRIHYVRDHPGQIGALLRELKEGPDDCLISTGGVSAGRKDLIPGLLKETKGSVLFHKVAQRPGKPLLFGCWENGKVFFGLPGNPVSCMAACCRYVIPWILEGLKGKQAASLHARLSEPVNFSPKLTCFLPVRLVCDDGGMLRAYPLRGQGSGDLVSMQLAEGFIELPAEKELFSEGEAYRVWPLDGSLILP, encoded by the coding sequence ATGATCGCAGTAAATGAAGCCTTTGATCGTGTGATGAATACTTCCCCTGACTTTGGGAAGGAAGTTGTTCCGCTGCAGGAAAGCGCAGGCCGGGTGCTTCGCCAACAGGTGCTTGCCGACAGGGACCTGCCGCCGTTTAACAGGGTTTGCATGGACGGAATTGCCATTGATTCCCGTTCATTCCTGCAGGGAAAGCGAAAGTTTTACCGGCAGGGCTTTCTTGGAGCCGGCGAAGCTCCGCCCGGGCAGGCAACGGGCCCGGATGCCTGTATGGAAGTAATGACGGGATCGGTACTCCCTCCCGGTACTGATGCAGTAATACCTTATGAGCAATTGGAAGCGCTTTCCGAAGAGGATGGTACCTGGTACCAGCTGAAGGCGTCCATATTTCCGGAAGCCGGCCAGCATATCCATTCGCAAGGTTCGGATGCTGCGAAGGGAAGCGTACTGCTTGAAGAAGGCGTTCGGATTACGTCACCGGTTATTGCTGTCCTGGCTTCCGCGGGCGTTTCTATGGTAAAAGTAAGCCGCATGCCCCGGGTGAGCATCGTTTGCAGCGGAGATGAGCTGGTACCTGTATCGGAAGAGCCGCTGCCTGAGCAGATCAGGCAATCCAACGGTTATGCGATCAGCGCCCTTTTGCGGAGTTACGGGGTTTCCTGCCGTATCCATTATGTGCGGGATCATCCCGGTCAGATAGGGGCCTTGCTAAGGGAGCTGAAAGAAGGCCCGGATGATTGCCTTATTTCCACGGGCGGCGTTTCTGCGGGCAGGAAGGACTTGATTCCCGGTTTGCTGAAGGAAACGAAGGGCAGCGTGCTGTTTCATAAAGTGGCCCAGCGGCCGGGAAAGCCCCTGCTATTTGGCTGTTGGGAAAACGGTAAAGTGTTCTTCGGTTTGCCGGGAAACCCGGTATCCTGCATGGCGGCCTGTTGCCGTTATGTGATCCCCTGGATCCTGGAGGGCCTGAAAGGAAAACAGGCGGCATCATTGCATGCCAGGTTAAGTGAACCGGTAAATTTTTCGCCTAAACTTACCTGTTTTCTTCCCGTCCGGCTTGTTTGCGATGACGGGGGGATGTTGAGGGCTTATCCTTTAAGAGGCCAGGGTTCCGGAGACCTGGTCAGTATGCAGCTGGCGGAAGGATTTATCGAATTGCCTGCGGAAAAAGAACTATTCAGCGAAGGGGAAGCTTACCGGGTATGGCCGCTTGACGGGAGTTTAATACTCCCATAG
- the moaC gene encoding cyclic pyranopterin monophosphate synthase MoaC yields MVARKKTFTHLGNQKEASMVAIDGKQPSRRTAVAECTVRLPPALEQALKDNELYTPKGAVFETARIAGIMGVKKTADLIPLCHTILIEKCSLDFRLEEGGTVVIRCTVGTTGKTGVEMEALTGAGIAALTVYDMCKAVSQEIIIGPLQLLEKTGGQSDYKKENNG; encoded by the coding sequence ATGGTAGCACGCAAAAAAACCTTTACGCACCTTGGAAATCAGAAGGAAGCTTCCATGGTGGCTATTGACGGAAAACAACCTTCCAGGCGGACAGCTGTGGCCGAATGTACGGTCCGGCTTCCGCCGGCCCTGGAGCAGGCCTTAAAAGACAACGAACTTTATACCCCAAAAGGAGCGGTATTTGAAACTGCGCGCATTGCGGGCATCATGGGGGTGAAAAAGACGGCCGACCTGATACCGCTCTGCCATACCATCCTGATCGAAAAATGTTCCCTGGATTTCCGCCTGGAAGAAGGGGGAACGGTCGTGATCCGATGCACAGTAGGCACCACCGGTAAAACCGGGGTGGAAATGGAAGCCCTGACCGGTGCAGGCATTGCCGCGCTTACCGTTTATGATATGTGCAAAGCTGTTTCGCAGGAAATTATTATCGGACCGCTTCAGCTGCTGGAAAAAACCGGGGGACAGAGCGATTATAAAAAGGAAAATAATGGTTGA
- a CDS encoding NTP transferase domain-containing protein, translated as MVDNHHKPLPRGLNGLILCGGQSRRMQTDKSLLEYRRLPHWQYVQALLEPFVSETWVSCRKEQASQFAGTAGLLFDDDNSGMAGPAAGMLAAHRRFPATGWLVVACDLPLVTAESIQALVKGRDPSLQATAILNPEKEWPEPLLAIWEPSGLQVLEENAGEGRCCPRKTLQQLTSALISCSNPAELFNANTPGERLLAEKELAEKLSGKS; from the coding sequence ATGGTTGACAACCATCATAAGCCGCTGCCTCGCGGACTAAATGGCCTGATCCTTTGCGGAGGGCAGAGCCGGCGGATGCAAACAGACAAAAGCCTGCTGGAATACCGGCGCCTTCCCCACTGGCAATATGTTCAGGCCTTGCTGGAGCCCTTTGTAAGCGAAACCTGGGTATCCTGCCGGAAAGAACAAGCTTCGCAATTCGCGGGAACCGCGGGCCTGTTGTTTGACGATGACAACTCCGGCATGGCAGGGCCTGCGGCCGGGATGCTGGCCGCCCACCGGCGCTTTCCCGCTACAGGCTGGCTGGTGGTAGCCTGCGACCTGCCTCTTGTTACCGCTGAAAGCATCCAGGCCCTGGTTAAGGGCCGGGATCCGTCGCTTCAAGCTACCGCTATACTGAACCCCGAGAAAGAATGGCCCGAGCCCTTGCTGGCCATCTGGGAACCTTCCGGCTTGCAGGTTCTGGAAGAAAATGCCGGGGAGGGCCGCTGCTGTCCGCGAAAAACGCTGCAGCAATTAACATCCGCATTGATCAGCTGTTCAAACCCGGCAGAACTGTTTAATGCCAATACGCCCGGGGAGCGCCTGCTGGCGGAAAAAGAGCTGGCAGAAAAGCTTTCAGGGAAAAGCTGA
- a CDS encoding molybdenum cofactor biosynthesis protein MoaE, with protein MLVRIASEISLEEALVHIRSPLAGGENIFVGRVRNHSGGRGVRKLQFECYDAMALTEMEKIASGAIRDYEVHDIAILHVTGEKFPGEAVVIIAVSAAHRDAAFAACRFCIDRLKQQVPIWKKEFFEDGEIWVSAFP; from the coding sequence ATGCTTGTCCGTATCGCTTCTGAAATAAGCCTTGAAGAGGCCTTGGTTCACATCCGTTCTCCTTTAGCAGGTGGTGAAAATATATTCGTGGGAAGGGTACGCAATCACTCCGGGGGCAGGGGAGTTAGAAAACTGCAGTTTGAATGTTATGATGCAATGGCGCTTACCGAAATGGAAAAAATTGCTTCGGGAGCTATCAGGGACTACGAAGTCCATGACATTGCCATTCTCCATGTGACGGGAGAAAAATTTCCCGGCGAAGCGGTGGTCATTATCGCCGTTTCAGCGGCTCACAGGGATGCCGCCTTCGCAGCCTGCCGGTTTTGTATTGACAGGCTAAAACAACAGGTGCCTATCTGGAAAAAGGAATTCTTCGAAGACGGGGAGATATGGGTTTCAGCTTTTCCCTGA
- the moaD gene encoding molybdopterin converting factor subunit 1, with the protein MTKLLVFGAASEVMGARNISLPPEIDSVKKLRVFLQQHYPGLKRLNSLMVAVNREYAEDACPISGSDEVALIPPVSGG; encoded by the coding sequence ATGACAAAATTGCTTGTGTTTGGTGCGGCTTCCGAGGTAATGGGCGCACGGAATATTTCCCTGCCGCCGGAAATTGATTCGGTGAAAAAACTACGCGTTTTCCTTCAACAGCATTATCCCGGCCTGAAACGCCTGAATTCCCTTATGGTAGCGGTGAACCGCGAATATGCGGAAGATGCCTGCCCGATTTCCGGCAGCGATGAAGTGGCCTTAATACCCCCGGTAAGCGGGGGATAA
- a CDS encoding DUF7009 family protein: MHIFVSIITKIMKIRIKNNTIRYRLDISDIENLKTCGCCEEKTQIMDNLWKFSIKSCQEKPNYVSSAPFYVEIGINATELLSILTGPAEGIQLAIPNPDGSILRITIEKDFRCLVPRGEEDARGFEHPMEGKIIC, from the coding sequence ATGCATATATTTGTATCAATCATTACAAAAATAATGAAAATACGCATAAAAAATAACACAATAAGATACAGATTGGACATTTCGGACATAGAAAACCTGAAAACTTGCGGATGTTGTGAAGAAAAAACACAGATAATGGACAATTTGTGGAAATTTTCAATCAAATCATGTCAGGAAAAACCAAACTACGTTTCTTCAGCTCCATTTTATGTAGAAATAGGGATAAACGCGACTGAACTTCTTTCCATATTAACTGGTCCCGCAGAAGGGATTCAGCTAGCGATCCCTAACCCCGACGGTTCTATACTTAGGATCACCATAGAAAAAGACTTTCGGTGCCTCGTCCCGCGGGGCGAAGAAGACGCCAGGGGCTTTGAACATCCCATGGAAGGGAAAATCATCTGCTAA
- the moaA gene encoding GTP 3',8-cyclase MoaA: MLIDNHHRSISYLRLSVTDRCNLRCSYCMPATIRFRNRKELLSDEEIIRLAAVLAPEGINKVRITGGEPFSRRGLPLLLERLLKIKGIETLSLTSNGILALPYLETLAGLGIRDINLSMDTLQKKRFREITGSDTFHLVWKAFEKCLHLKMRLRINTVVMAGINTDELRDFALLTALYPVDVRLIEEMPFNGKSDPGRHSSWDHRRILAELSSCAELEERPRLPGATATNYKVKGHVGSIGIIPAYSRTFCGTCNRLRITSTGAIKTCLYGDDVLNVRDLMRSGASDSALLERINAALGNRHLNGWEAAGNRQNALLENMSAIGG, translated from the coding sequence ATGCTTATCGATAACCACCACCGCAGCATTAGCTACCTGAGGTTATCGGTCACCGATCGCTGCAATCTCCGGTGCAGCTACTGCATGCCTGCTACCATCCGGTTCCGGAACAGGAAAGAATTGCTCAGCGATGAAGAAATAATCCGCCTGGCCGCGGTCCTTGCCCCGGAAGGTATTAACAAAGTCCGTATCACCGGGGGAGAACCCTTTTCCCGCCGCGGGCTCCCCCTGCTGCTGGAACGTCTTTTAAAAATAAAGGGCATAGAAACGCTTAGCCTTACCAGCAACGGCATCCTTGCCCTTCCCTACCTGGAGACGCTGGCAGGACTGGGCATCAGGGACATTAATCTCAGCATGGATACCCTGCAAAAAAAGCGCTTCCGGGAAATCACCGGGAGCGATACGTTCCACCTGGTCTGGAAAGCTTTCGAAAAATGCCTTCACCTTAAAATGAGGCTCCGGATCAATACCGTCGTAATGGCGGGGATAAACACGGATGAACTCCGCGATTTCGCGCTGTTAACGGCTTTGTACCCGGTGGACGTGCGGTTAATTGAAGAAATGCCGTTTAACGGGAAAAGCGATCCGGGCAGGCATTCTTCCTGGGACCACCGGCGTATCCTTGCGGAGCTGTCCTCCTGCGCGGAGTTGGAAGAAAGGCCCCGGCTTCCCGGAGCCACCGCCACCAATTACAAGGTAAAGGGCCATGTAGGCAGTATTGGAATAATTCCCGCCTACAGCCGTACGTTTTGCGGCACCTGCAACCGCCTCCGGATCACTTCCACGGGTGCGATAAAGACTTGCCTGTACGGAGACGATGTCTTAAATGTCAGGGACCTGATGCGAAGCGGAGCCAGCGATAGTGCGCTGCTGGAAAGAATAAATGCCGCCCTTGGCAACAGGCATTTGAACGGTTGGGAAGCCGCGGGAAACCGGCAGAATGCCTTACTGGAGAATATGTCGGCCATCGGGGGCTAG